The proteins below come from a single Cupriavidus pauculus genomic window:
- a CDS encoding Ohr family peroxiredoxin, with product MTTLTPPPTSLLERYRGEAFKPLYATRVTVAGGTTEHGRASGIAQSDDGTLQLALRMPKALGGPGGGTNPEQLFAAGYAACFHGVLHLLAARASIAVPNMTVDVTVTFGRDPVDGLFMLTADVEIHLPDVEFAVAEELVRNAERVCPYSKMTRQGIPSITLAVQPRGGHRHGMSHAFGTR from the coding sequence GGGGGGAGGCATTCAAGCCGCTCTACGCTACCCGGGTCACGGTGGCCGGCGGCACCACCGAACATGGGCGGGCCTCCGGCATCGCGCAGTCCGACGACGGCACGCTCCAGCTGGCGCTGCGCATGCCGAAGGCGCTGGGCGGGCCAGGCGGGGGGACGAATCCCGAGCAGTTGTTCGCGGCCGGCTATGCGGCATGCTTCCATGGCGTGCTGCATCTGCTCGCGGCGCGCGCTTCCATCGCCGTGCCCAATATGACCGTCGATGTCACCGTGACCTTTGGACGCGATCCCGTGGACGGGCTCTTCATGCTTACCGCGGACGTGGAGATTCACCTGCCGGATGTCGAGTTCGCGGTGGCTGAAGAACTCGTGCGCAATGCGGAGCGCGTGTGTCCTTACTCCAAAATGACACGGCAGGGCATTCCGAGCATCACACTGGCGGTACAGCCGCGGGGCGGGCATCGGCACGGCATGAGCCACGCATTCGGGACCCGTTAA
- a CDS encoding LysR family transcriptional regulator, translating to MRLTESSRATSHATSHTTSPDAGTDALSASFATSYAGVMAFIAVVREGSFAKAGERLGIGRSAVSRSVQRLEDQLHTRLFLRTTRSTRLTREGELFFENCHQGVERIVEAMNDMRELREGPPSGLLRISATVGFGRKVVAPLLAEFRGRYPEIAIDLLLDDRHTDFAADRIDVAFRNGRIEDSSIIARQIIPMQMALCASKQYASEHGLPETLDDLADHNCVNFRFANGRIFEWEFRVSGETRKYQPRGSLTFNDADLVLQAVLDGHGIAQMAGYQICDHLTAGSLVIALARHAPDDRGHYVCYLSRQHLPTRIRVFIDFVTDRIRALNLACLSDYDPQYPPTWRKI from the coding sequence ATGAGACTCACTGAATCTTCGCGCGCCACCTCGCACGCCACCTCGCACACCACCTCGCCGGACGCGGGCACGGACGCCCTGTCCGCCAGCTTCGCGACGAGCTACGCGGGCGTCATGGCCTTTATCGCCGTCGTGCGCGAAGGCAGCTTCGCCAAGGCTGGCGAGCGCCTCGGCATTGGCCGCTCCGCGGTCAGCCGCAGCGTGCAGCGGCTGGAAGACCAGCTTCACACCCGGCTCTTCCTGCGCACCACGCGCTCCACGCGGCTCACGCGCGAAGGCGAGCTGTTCTTCGAGAACTGCCACCAGGGCGTGGAGCGCATCGTCGAGGCGATGAACGACATGCGCGAACTCCGCGAGGGGCCGCCGTCGGGACTGCTGCGCATCAGCGCGACGGTGGGCTTCGGCCGTAAGGTCGTGGCACCGCTGCTCGCGGAATTCCGCGGCCGCTACCCGGAGATCGCGATCGACCTGCTGCTCGACGACCGCCACACCGATTTCGCCGCGGATCGCATCGACGTGGCGTTTCGCAACGGCCGCATCGAGGATTCGAGCATCATCGCGCGCCAGATCATCCCCATGCAGATGGCCTTGTGCGCGTCGAAGCAGTACGCCAGCGAGCACGGCCTGCCCGAGACCCTCGACGACCTTGCCGATCACAACTGCGTCAACTTCCGTTTTGCGAACGGCCGCATCTTCGAATGGGAGTTCAGGGTGTCGGGCGAGACGCGCAAATACCAGCCGCGCGGCTCGCTCACGTTCAATGACGCGGATCTCGTCCTGCAAGCCGTGCTGGACGGCCATGGCATCGCGCAGATGGCGGGCTATCAGATCTGCGACCACCTGACCGCCGGATCGCTCGTCATCGCGCTGGCCCGCCACGCGCCCGACGATCGTGGCCACTACGTCTGCTACCTGAGCCGGCAGCACCTGCCCACGCGCATCCGCGTGTTCATCGACTTCGTGACCGATCGCATCCGCGCGCTGAACCTTGCATGCCTCAGCGACTACGATCCGCAGTATCCGCCTACCTGGAGAAAAATTTGA
- a CDS encoding DMT family transporter, with the protein MSLAAWLCALGAIVLWAAFASMVGQARDVPPWLLTGISLCIGSLVSLPRMRAWRVPVRTWAFGAGCLFVYHVCLIGAFRLAPVAEANLINYLWPLLMVMLSGFVGRRATSAAAAIATPRLRAWLGCGIAFAGCALAIQPSGGSAAFTMTQLAGYACAAVAALTWAIYSLGSRWLPPYSSWAVGGFCLGAGLLALAGHFAFEARYVPTGANWIAMAAIGLGPLGYAFVLWDRAMRAGDAAKIGTVAYATPVLSMLGLALTLRDTHTNWPLIFTASALIVLGVLVGTLEPRRREQAS; encoded by the coding sequence TTGAGTCTCGCCGCATGGCTGTGCGCCCTCGGCGCCATCGTTCTCTGGGCTGCATTCGCCTCGATGGTCGGTCAGGCGCGCGACGTGCCGCCCTGGCTGCTCACGGGCATTTCGCTCTGCATCGGCAGCCTCGTCTCGCTGCCGCGCATGCGCGCATGGCGCGTGCCCGTGCGCACCTGGGCATTCGGCGCCGGATGCCTGTTCGTCTATCACGTGTGCCTGATCGGCGCGTTCCGGCTCGCGCCCGTGGCCGAGGCGAACCTGATCAACTACCTGTGGCCGCTGCTGATGGTGATGCTGTCTGGCTTTGTCGGCCGTCGTGCGACGTCGGCCGCAGCCGCAATCGCGACACCGCGGCTGCGTGCATGGCTCGGCTGCGGCATCGCGTTCGCCGGCTGTGCACTCGCCATCCAGCCGTCGGGCGGCAGCGCCGCATTCACGATGACGCAGCTGGCCGGCTACGCCTGCGCGGCCGTTGCCGCGCTGACGTGGGCCATCTATTCGCTCGGCTCGCGGTGGCTGCCGCCTTATTCGTCGTGGGCGGTCGGCGGGTTCTGCCTCGGCGCGGGGCTGCTGGCGCTGGCGGGGCATTTCGCCTTCGAGGCGCGCTACGTGCCAACCGGCGCCAACTGGATCGCCATGGCCGCAATCGGCCTCGGCCCGCTCGGGTACGCCTTCGTGCTATGGGATCGCGCGATGCGCGCCGGCGATGCCGCGAAAATCGGCACCGTGGCCTATGCCACGCCCGTGCTGTCGATGCTCGGGCTGGCCCTCACGCTGCGCGACACGCACACCAACTGGCCGCTGATCTTCACGGCCAGCGCATTGATCGTGCTCGGCGTGCTCGTCGGCACACTGGAACCGCGCCGCCGCGAGCAGGCGTCATGA
- a CDS encoding GlxA family transcriptional regulator, translating to MSIATLPTLAAPRRILFVTFPKFGLLDLSGPQTVFWCATNLAQARGLPGYDCHTVSIGGGIVRSIEGVVLHTEDVGQYQPRDVDTVIVPGTPEILEVVDASAHLVHWLRQTAGIVRRTASVCTGAFFLGEAGLLQGRRATTHWINIDDLATRFPGITVDRNAIFVQQDPVWTSAGVTAGIDLALALVEADLGHDIALAVAKQLVVYLKRPAEQPQLSEMLKAQVRDTPAFDGLHLWILDNLGDEALTVDRMAARVNMSPRNFARAYKEKVGRTPAKAVEHFRVEAACRLLRASERSIDQIAHACGFGDEERMRVTFRRHMGLSPSEYRQDGIEDVPVSFGMQR from the coding sequence ATGTCCATCGCCACCCTTCCGACGCTTGCGGCGCCGCGTCGCATCCTGTTTGTCACATTTCCGAAGTTCGGGCTGCTCGACCTCAGCGGTCCCCAGACCGTGTTCTGGTGCGCGACAAATCTGGCGCAGGCACGGGGGTTGCCCGGTTATGACTGCCATACGGTCAGCATCGGCGGCGGCATCGTTCGGTCGATCGAGGGTGTGGTCCTGCATACCGAGGATGTCGGGCAATACCAGCCGCGCGACGTGGACACCGTGATCGTGCCCGGGACGCCCGAGATCCTCGAGGTGGTCGATGCTTCGGCGCACCTCGTGCACTGGCTGCGGCAGACCGCCGGCATCGTGCGGCGTACCGCCTCGGTGTGCACCGGTGCGTTCTTCCTTGGCGAAGCGGGGTTGCTGCAGGGCCGCCGCGCCACCACGCACTGGATCAATATCGACGACCTCGCGACGCGCTTCCCCGGCATCACGGTCGACCGGAACGCGATCTTCGTGCAGCAGGATCCGGTCTGGACCTCGGCCGGCGTCACGGCGGGTATCGACCTCGCGCTGGCGCTGGTCGAGGCGGACCTCGGGCATGACATCGCGCTGGCCGTGGCCAAGCAGCTCGTCGTGTACCTGAAGCGGCCGGCGGAGCAGCCACAGCTCAGCGAAATGCTCAAGGCACAGGTCCGGGACACGCCCGCGTTCGATGGCTTGCACCTCTGGATCCTCGACAATCTCGGCGACGAGGCGCTGACCGTGGACCGCATGGCCGCGCGCGTGAACATGAGCCCGCGCAATTTCGCGCGCGCCTACAAGGAGAAGGTCGGCCGCACGCCAGCCAAGGCGGTCGAGCATTTCCGCGTGGAAGCGGCCTGCCGCCTGCTGCGCGCTTCGGAGCGTTCGATCGACCAGATCGCGCACGCCTGCGGCTTCGGCGACGAGGAACGCATGCGTGTCACATTCCGCCGTCATATGGGATTGTCGCCGTCCGAGTATCGTCAAGACGGTATCGAGGACGTTCCAGTGTCGTTCGGCATGCAACGCTGA
- a CDS encoding ATP-binding protein, with protein MNATIRPAITAPAVAMAAVADVEEIVAFGAFRLFPTQRRLERDGLCVPLSSRAMDILIALLERAGDVVDKRELMARAWRNMVVDDSNLRVHIAGLRRMLDDGDGGARYVTNVPGRGYCFVGQITRVRASHRDAPDTECAAAPRDAGTDRGAMGGIATRPAPAVEQPLPPRLARMLGRGEAVGHIAAALRVHRFMSIVGPGGIGKTTVAVAIAHDVASGCGAATSFIDLGAHTDGDALRHALQAFADALPDAPVLIVLDNCEHVLCTVASFAERLVARSRNHHVLATSREALRAEGEHVYRLPPLASPPPDAPFTAAQAQAYPAVQLFLERAEANGHPIAMTDSEAHQVAAICRRLDGVPLAIELAACRVGAFGIDGTAALLDTRFLLQWQGRRTAPPRHRTLGALLDWSHALLSGVERKVFLRLALFGDAFALETALDALCVVDGERADVVDAIDSLVAKSLLSATQMEDESVRYRLPAHTRIYAAEKAGSQGGHPRHADTHAAERVPARDLPLAEAG; from the coding sequence ATGAATGCAACAATCCGTCCGGCAATCACAGCGCCCGCGGTCGCCATGGCCGCCGTCGCGGACGTGGAAGAGATCGTTGCATTCGGCGCGTTCCGATTGTTTCCCACGCAGCGACGTCTCGAGCGCGACGGCCTGTGCGTGCCGCTGAGCAGCCGCGCGATGGATATCCTGATCGCGTTGCTGGAGCGCGCGGGCGATGTCGTCGACAAGCGCGAGCTGATGGCACGTGCGTGGCGCAACATGGTGGTCGATGACAGCAACCTGCGTGTGCATATCGCGGGCCTGCGCAGGATGCTCGACGATGGCGACGGTGGGGCGCGCTACGTGACCAACGTGCCGGGACGCGGCTACTGCTTCGTGGGACAGATCACGCGTGTCCGCGCGTCGCATCGCGATGCGCCCGACACGGAGTGCGCCGCCGCACCGCGCGATGCCGGCACGGATCGCGGCGCCATGGGTGGCATCGCCACCCGGCCCGCGCCTGCGGTGGAGCAGCCGTTGCCGCCACGTCTGGCGCGCATGCTGGGGCGCGGCGAAGCCGTGGGGCATATCGCGGCGGCTTTGCGCGTGCATCGCTTCATGTCGATCGTCGGCCCTGGCGGTATCGGCAAGACGACCGTGGCGGTGGCCATCGCGCATGACGTTGCATCGGGTTGCGGCGCGGCCACGTCCTTTATCGACCTCGGCGCGCACACCGATGGCGACGCGCTGCGGCACGCATTGCAGGCGTTCGCCGACGCGTTGCCGGATGCGCCCGTGCTGATCGTGCTCGACAACTGCGAGCACGTGCTGTGCACGGTGGCGTCGTTCGCGGAACGGCTGGTCGCGCGATCGCGGAACCATCATGTGCTGGCCACGAGCCGCGAGGCATTGCGTGCCGAAGGCGAGCACGTCTACCGCCTGCCGCCGCTGGCGAGCCCGCCGCCGGACGCGCCGTTCACGGCCGCGCAGGCGCAGGCCTATCCCGCGGTGCAACTGTTTCTCGAACGTGCCGAGGCCAACGGTCATCCCATCGCGATGACCGACAGCGAGGCGCATCAGGTGGCCGCGATCTGCCGGCGCCTCGATGGCGTGCCGCTCGCGATCGAGCTTGCGGCCTGCCGCGTTGGGGCATTCGGCATCGACGGCACCGCGGCGCTGCTCGATACCCGCTTTCTGCTGCAATGGCAGGGGCGCCGCACGGCGCCGCCGCGCCATCGGACGCTGGGCGCGCTGCTCGACTGGAGTCACGCTCTGCTCTCCGGTGTCGAGCGCAAGGTATTCCTGCGGCTGGCGCTGTTCGGGGATGCCTTCGCACTGGAGACCGCGCTCGACGCGCTCTGCGTGGTCGATGGCGAGCGCGCCGACGTGGTCGATGCGATCGACAGCCTCGTCGCGAAATCGCTGCTGTCCGCCACGCAGATGGAAGACGAATCGGTGCGCTACCGGCTGCCCGCACACACGCGGATCTATGCCGCCGAGAAAGCGGGCTCGCAAGGGGGGCACCCGCGGCACGCGGACACGCACGCCGCCGAGCGCGTTCCGGCGCGCGACCTGCCGCTTGCCGAGGCCGGCTGA